A stretch of DNA from Streptomyces gobiensis:
AGTTCAGCGAAAGCCGCACCGAACGGCGCGAAGAAGCCAAGCGGCGCGGCCGGAACCGGATCATCGCCCTCATCGTGGCTCTGACCCTCGCGCTGGTGGGCGGTGTCGGCTACCTCTGGTACGCGGGCAAGCTCCCCGGAATGCCGAGTGACGACGGTCCGGCGGTGGCCGCTGACAGCGCCGAGAAGCGCGATGTGATCGTCGTCCATCTGCGCCAGCTCGGCAGTGGCGACACCTCCACCGCGCTGCTCGTCAACAACGAAACCGCAGGACGCGCCACCACCGTCCTGCTGCCGAACTCACTGGCCCTCTCCAGCGATGAGGGCACCACCACGCTGGGCAAGTCCTTCAAGTCCCAGGGCGCGGGCGCCACCCGGGACGCCCTGGACACCCTGCTCGGTTCCGACATCAAGGGCACCTGGCGGCTGGACACCCCTTATCTGGAGAATCTGGTCCAGCTGGTCAGCGGCATCACGGTCGACGCGGACACCACCGTGCCGGGCGCCAAGGAGGGCGACAAGCCGCTGGTGCACAAGGGCTCCGCCCGCGAAATGAACGGCCAGACCGCCGTCGCCTACGCCACCTACCGGGCTGCCGGTGAGCCGCAGACCAAGCAGCTCGCCCGCTTCGGGCAGGTCCTGCAGGCCACCTTGAAGAAACTGCCCAAGGACGCGGAAGCGGCGACCAGCACGGTGCAGAATCTCGGTCAGATCCCCGATCCCTCCCTCTCCGACTCACAGCTGGGCTCGGCTCTCGCGCTGCTCGCGGAGTACGCCGGAAAGGGCGCCTACGAGACCGAGCTGCTGCCCGTCGAGGCGAACGGCACGCTGAGCGACAAGACCGCCGAGGGCCTGGTCAAGAAGGTGCTGGGCGGCACCGTCAAGAACTCCGACCCGGACGCGGCCCTGCGGGTCCGTGTGAAGAACGCCACTGGCACCCGGAGCGCCGCCGACACGGCCCGCGCGGCGCTGGCCAACGGCGGCTACACCGTGGTCTCCACCGGCGCGGCCGATGCCGCGGTAGCCACCAGCACCGTGACATATAAGGATGAGGCGGACGCGAAGAAGGCGCAGGAGGTCGCCAAGACCCTGGGCCTGTCCCCACGGGCGGCCAGGAAGGGCGAAGGCGCGGCCAACGCCGATGTGACGGTGGTGCTGGGCAAGGACTACAAGGGTTGACCGGGCCGTCGGCCGGTCGTGAGACCCTGGGTGCGTATTCGACCGCTAACCGAAAGCTCTGCCTGTGACCGCCACGGACCGCTCCACTGAGCTGATCAACGCCGCCGCCCAGGCGGCTGCCGACAAGCTCGCGCACGACATCGTCGCGTATGACGTAAGCGATGTGCTCGCCATCACCGACGCCTTTTTGCTGGCCTCCGCACCCAATGACCGTCAGGTCAAGTCGATCGTCGACGGGATCGAGGAGCGGCTGCTGAAGGAGCTGGGCGCCAAGCCGGTCCGCCGCGAAGGCGAGCGCGACGGCCGCTGGGTCCTGCTGGACTACGTCGATATCGTCGTGCACGTCCAGCACAGCGAGGAGCGGGTCTTCTACGCGCTGGAGCGGCTGTGGAAGGACTGCCCGCAGTTCGAGCTGCCGGCGGACGCGAAGGCGACCCAGGGCAAGGCCGCCGGGGCTGGGGCGGGGACTGCTGAGGCCGCTGAGTCCGCTGAGACCACCGAGACCACGCAGGACGGTGAGCCCCGGTGAAGATCCGTGGGCGCAAGATCGTCCTATGGCGCCACGGCCAGACCTCCTGGAACCTTGAGCGCCGTTTTCAGGGCTCCACGGATATTGCGCTGACCCCGGAAGGTCTCAATCAGGCACGCCGGTCGGCCCGGCTGCTGGCCGGGCTCAAGCCGCACGTGATCATCTCCTCCGACCTGGCCCGGGCCCGGGCCACTGCCGCCGAGCTCTCGGCCATCACCGGTCTGACCGTCACCCACGATGAGGCGCTGCGTGAGACGTACGCGGGCAAGTGGCAGGGCCTGACGCATGACGAGATCATCGAGCGCTTCGGGGAGCAGTACGCCGCATGGAAGCGCGGTGAGCCCGTACGCCGGGGTGGGGGTGAGCTGGAGACGGAGGTCGCCGACCGCGCGGCCCCGGTCGTGGAGGGCACCCTGGAGAAGCTGCCCGACGGCGGCACCCTCGTCGTCGTGAGCCACGGCGGCACCATCCGCACCACCATTGGCCGCCTTCTGGGCCTGCACCCAGGCACCTGGGAGGCGCTGGGCGGCCTCTCCAACTGCTGCTGGTCCGTGCTGGGCGAGAGCGTCCGTGGCTGGCGGTTGCTGGAGCACAACGCGGGCACCCTGCCCGAGCCCGTCCTCGGCGACGACGACTGAGCGGATTTCTCATCCGGGCAGGTCACCGGGTAGAGTTCTCATCGTTCGCGGCACGGCGGAGGAGATCTCGGCAGGGCTGAGAACGCGGGGCTATAGCTCAGTTGGTAGAGCGCTTGCATGGCATGCAAGAGGTCAGGAGTTCAATTCTCCTTAGCTCCACACCGCTCCGCACTCTGATCCCGTCCCTCTCGTGGGGGCGGGATTTTTGTATGGCACCTGAGCACCGGCGCTCCGGCCTCCCGGTCTCTGGGGGGAACATGGCAGAATCGGACCACCGGAGAGGGGGTCGGGGCGAACGGGAGGAACGCTGCGGTGCGGACGCGCATCCACGGGCAGATCGAGAACCGGCTCGGTACCGAGCGGCACCCCCTCCCAACCGGCCTGCGGTGTCCCGCCTGTGGATCGGCGCATGTCGCTCAGGTGCTGGGGGACAACGGAGGGGTTTCCTACGTGTGCACGGCCTGTGGCCATAGCTGGAGCTGATACGGACTGATGGGTGCACACAGCAGGAAGTGCGACTGGTGCGGCAGCGGCACCCCGATCGTCCGCGATATGGAGCCGGTCAACGCCAGCTATCAGTACTGGTGCGTGGAGTGCGCACGGGCGCTGATCATAAAAGGCGACCCCATCGAGACGTACCGCGAGCTGGAGGGTGAGCCGATCTACGGCCGGCTGCTCGATGAGCACTGCACCCTCAAGCGGTTCTACTCTTTCGTCACCGCCTGAGCAGCCGTTTGGCAAAGCCGGGTGGGGTCCGTGTACAGTAGGCGACGCCGCCGCAGGGACGCCCTGCGGAGGACCAGACCCGGGGCTATAGCTCAGTTGGTAGAGCGCTTGCATGGCATGCAAGAGGTCAGGAGTTCGATTCTCCTTAGCTCCACAAAGGCCAGAGGCGATGTGTGTCCGCGCAGAGCGCGGAGCATGTCGCCTTCGCTGTTTCCGCGAGGCTTCGCCTCGCGCCCTCCCGGCTCCGTGCGGGTGCCACGGGCCCTTGCGGTACTCTGACCGCATGCGTGCTGTACGCCTTCTGCTTAGCGAGCCGCGCTGATCGACCCCGGCCCCGGCCCGCCGGGGCCGGAATCGGCGCGGCGTCCCCTCCTGTGTGAGGGGCCCTTTTGTTTTACAGGGCTTGTTGCCGCAGGCAGAGACGACCGATGGAGCTTTGAGGACATGAGCGAGACCATGACCGCCGTGGAGAACGCGGCCCCGCATCGCTATACGGCGGCCCTGGCCGCCGACATCGAGGCACGCTGGCAGGACTTCTGGGACAAGCACGGCACCTACGAGGCGCCCAATCCCAGCGGTGAGCTGAGCGGCGACGCGGAGCTGGCCGCCAAGCCCAAGCAGTTCATCATGGACATGTTCCCCTACCCCTCGGGTGCGGGGCTGCATGTGGGCCACCCACTGGGCTATATCGCCACCGATGTCTTCGCCCGCTTCCAGCGGATGACCGGCCACAACGTGCTGCACGCCCTGGGTTTCGACGCCTTCGGGCTGCCCGCCGAGCAGTACGCGGTACAGACCGGCACCCATCCGCGGGTCTCCACCGAGGCCAACATCGTCAATATGAAGGTCCAGCTGCGGCGGCTGGGCCTGGGCCACGACAAGCGCCGGTCGTTCGCGACGATCGACCCGGACTACTACAAGTGGACCCAGTGGATCTTCCTGCAGATCTTCAACTCCTGGTACGACGAGGAGGCGAAGAAGGCCCGGCCGATCGACGAGCTGGTCAAGCAGTTCGAGTCAGGCGAGCGGGACACCCCGGACGGCCACGCGGCGTGGAGCGAGCTGAACGCCGCCGAGCGCGCGGATCTGCTGGGCGACTACCGGCTGGCGTACGCCTCCGACGCCCCGGTCAACTGGTGCCCGGGGCTGGGTACCGTGCTGGCCAATGAGGAGGTCACCGCCGAGGGCCGTTCCGAGCGCGGCAACTTCCCGGTCTTCAAGGCCAAGCTGCGCCAGTGGAACATGCGCATCACCGCTTACGCCGAGCGGCTGCTGAAGGACCTGGACGAGCTGGACTGGCCCGAGGCGATCAAGCTGCAACAGCGCAACTGGATCGGTCGCTCCGAGGGCGCCCGGGTGGACTTCCCCGTCGACGGGGACAGCGGCGAGAAGATCACCGTCTTCACCACCCGCCCGGACACCCTGTTCGGCGCGACCTATATGGTGCTGGCCCCCGAGCATCCGCTGGTGGACGCCATCGTTCCGGAGGCCTGGCCCGCCGACACCCGTGAGGTGTGGACCGGTGGCCACCGTGGCCCGGCCAAGGCGGTCGAGGAGTACCGCGCACAGGCGGCGGCCAAGTCGGATGTCGAGCGGCAGGCCGAGGCCAAGGACAAGACCGGTGTCTTCACCGGCGCGTATGCCACCAACCCGGTCAGCGGCGAGCAGATTCCGGTCTTTATCGCCGACTATGTGCTGATGGGCTACGGCACCGGCGCGATCATGGCCGTACCCGGCCAGGACGAGCGCGACTGGGAGTTCGCTACGGTCTTCGAGCTGCCCATCATCCGTACGGTCCAGCCGCCCGAAGGCTGGCAGGGCGAGGCGTACACCGGCGAGGGACCGGCGATCAACTCCGCCAACGACGAGGTCGACCTGAATGGGCTGGACGTCCCGGAGGCCAAGCGGCGCATCATCGCCTATCTGGAAGAGCGCGGCATCGGCGAGGGCACCGTCAACTACCGGCTGCGCGACTGGCTGTTCAGCCGCCAGCGCTACTGGGGCGAGCCCTTCCCGATCGTCTACGACGAGGACGGCATCGCCCACCCACTGCCCGAGTCCATGCTGCCGCTGGAGCTGCCCGAGGTCGAGGACTACTCGCCGCGCACCTTCGACCCGGACGACGCCGACACCGAGCCGGAGACCCCGCTGTCCCGGAACGAGGACTGGGTCAACGTCACCCTGGACCTGGGCGACGGCGCCGGCCCGCGACCGTACCGCCGCGAGACCAACACCATGCCCAACTGGGCCGGTTCCTGCTGGTACGAGCTGCGCTATCTGGACCCGCACAACAGCGAGCGGCTGGTCGACCCGGACATCGAGCGGTACTGGATGGGCCCGCGCGAGGGCATGCCGCACGGCGGCGTCGATCTGTACGTCGGCGGCGCCGAGCACGCGGTGCTGCATCTGCTGTACGCCCGCTTCTGGTCCAAGGTGCTGTACGACCTGGGCCATGTCTCCTCGGCCGAGCCGTTCCACAAGCTGTTCAACCAGGGCATGATCCAGGCCTATGTCTACCGGGACAGCCGTGGGTTCCCGGTCCCCGCCGCCGAGGTCGAGGAGCGGGACGGCGCGTACTTCTACGCGGGCGAGAAGGTCAAGCGCGAGCTGGGCAAGATGGGCAAGTCCCTGAAGAACGCCGTCACACCCGATGAGATCTGCGTGGACTACGGCGCGGACACCCTGCGGCTGTACGAGATGGCGATGGGCCCGCTGGACGTATCGCGCCCCTGGGACACCCGGGCGGTCGTCGGCCAGTACCGGCTGCTGCAGCGGCTGTGGCGCAATGTCGTCGACGAGGCGACCGGCGAGGTCACCGCCGTGGACACCGAGCCGGACGAGGCTTCCCTGCGGGCGCTGCACAAGGCGATCGACGGGGTCCGCCAGGACATGGCCGGGCTGCGCTTCAACACCGCCATCGCCAAGATCACTGAGCTGAACAACCACGCCACGAAGCTGTCCGTGGTGCCGCGTACGGTCGCCGAAGGCCTCGTCCTGCTGATCGCGCCGCTGGCCCCGCATATCGCCGAGGAGCTGTGGCGCAGGCTGGGCCACCAGGACTCCGTGGTGCACCGGGACTTCCCGGCGGCCGACCCG
This window harbors:
- a CDS encoding LCP family protein; the protein is MNDRQDPYGEQQFYGYDEYGRPIYHDLQATQQTYDPYAGQPVYDPYATQTGQQQPIRQDYGHDQYGYEPYAQQPQQAQQNWVPQQPQYEDYGPQQSQQPQQTQQTQQPSVPEPRQATQEPEDYRTEQFSFIEEKDEESEDVIDWLKFSESRTERREEAKRRGRNRIIALIVALTLALVGGVGYLWYAGKLPGMPSDDGPAVAADSAEKRDVIVVHLRQLGSGDTSTALLVNNETAGRATTVLLPNSLALSSDEGTTTLGKSFKSQGAGATRDALDTLLGSDIKGTWRLDTPYLENLVQLVSGITVDADTTVPGAKEGDKPLVHKGSAREMNGQTAVAYATYRAAGEPQTKQLARFGQVLQATLKKLPKDAEAATSTVQNLGQIPDPSLSDSQLGSALALLAEYAGKGAYETELLPVEANGTLSDKTAEGLVKKVLGGTVKNSDPDAALRVRVKNATGTRSAADTARAALANGGYTVVSTGAADAAVATSTVTYKDEADAKKAQEVAKTLGLSPRAARKGEGAANADVTVVLGKDYKG
- the rsfS gene encoding ribosome silencing factor, whose translation is MTATDRSTELINAAAQAAADKLAHDIVAYDVSDVLAITDAFLLASAPNDRQVKSIVDGIEERLLKELGAKPVRREGERDGRWVLLDYVDIVVHVQHSEERVFYALERLWKDCPQFELPADAKATQGKAAGAGAGTAEAAESAETTETTQDGEPR
- a CDS encoding histidine phosphatase family protein, yielding MRGRKIVLWRHGQTSWNLERRFQGSTDIALTPEGLNQARRSARLLAGLKPHVIISSDLARARATAAELSAITGLTVTHDEALRETYAGKWQGLTHDEIIERFGEQYAAWKRGEPVRRGGGELETEVADRAAPVVEGTLEKLPDGGTLVVVSHGGTIRTTIGRLLGLHPGTWEALGGLSNCCWSVLGESVRGWRLLEHNAGTLPEPVLGDDD
- the leuS gene encoding leucine--tRNA ligase — its product is MSETMTAVENAAPHRYTAALAADIEARWQDFWDKHGTYEAPNPSGELSGDAELAAKPKQFIMDMFPYPSGAGLHVGHPLGYIATDVFARFQRMTGHNVLHALGFDAFGLPAEQYAVQTGTHPRVSTEANIVNMKVQLRRLGLGHDKRRSFATIDPDYYKWTQWIFLQIFNSWYDEEAKKARPIDELVKQFESGERDTPDGHAAWSELNAAERADLLGDYRLAYASDAPVNWCPGLGTVLANEEVTAEGRSERGNFPVFKAKLRQWNMRITAYAERLLKDLDELDWPEAIKLQQRNWIGRSEGARVDFPVDGDSGEKITVFTTRPDTLFGATYMVLAPEHPLVDAIVPEAWPADTREVWTGGHRGPAKAVEEYRAQAAAKSDVERQAEAKDKTGVFTGAYATNPVSGEQIPVFIADYVLMGYGTGAIMAVPGQDERDWEFATVFELPIIRTVQPPEGWQGEAYTGEGPAINSANDEVDLNGLDVPEAKRRIIAYLEERGIGEGTVNYRLRDWLFSRQRYWGEPFPIVYDEDGIAHPLPESMLPLELPEVEDYSPRTFDPDDADTEPETPLSRNEDWVNVTLDLGDGAGPRPYRRETNTMPNWAGSCWYELRYLDPHNSERLVDPDIERYWMGPREGMPHGGVDLYVGGAEHAVLHLLYARFWSKVLYDLGHVSSAEPFHKLFNQGMIQAYVYRDSRGFPVPAAEVEERDGAYFYAGEKVKRELGKMGKSLKNAVTPDEICVDYGADTLRLYEMAMGPLDVSRPWDTRAVVGQYRLLQRLWRNVVDEATGEVTAVDTEPDEASLRALHKAIDGVRQDMAGLRFNTAIAKITELNNHATKLSVVPRTVAEGLVLLIAPLAPHIAEELWRRLGHQDSVVHRDFPAADPAYLVDETVTCVVQIKGKVRARLEVPPSISEADLEAQALADPAIVAALDGAGIRKVIVRAPKLVNVVPAAPA